AGGTGCAACTTGCCGGAGACTCCCGCCGTGAGATCACCGTCACCCTGACAGTTCACGTCACGGAGCGAATCGACGTTTCGTCCGAGAGCGGTCTATCGATCGCGCCGGGTAACTCCTTGATAACCCTCTCGGGGGAGGAGCTCCGAGGACTGCCGAGCAATCCGCGGGATCTGGTCAACCAGCTTCTCCACATGGCCGGTTCGCCTGCCCAGCCCGATGAGGTCGTCATCTACGTCAACGGATTTCGAGAAAAACGCAACATTCCACCCCTGGAGGCGATTGACGTCATCCGAATCAGCGTGGACCCTTTCTCGGCGGAGTTCCC
The genomic region above belongs to Vicinamibacteria bacterium and contains:
- a CDS encoding carboxypeptidase regulatory-like domain-containing protein, with the protein product MEVTILDQTGALIPNAYVLLQAEGGENHVADISGRTYRARVAPGSYTLLVSAHGFAPFAEEVQLAGDSRREITVTLTVHVTERIDVSSESGLSIAPGNSLITLSGEELRGLPSNPRDLVNQLLHMAGSPAQPDEVVIYVNGFREKRNIPPLEAIDVIRISVDPFSAEFPEPGSRRIEITTKPGEQDFNGQFGMDFTDESLNARNAF